In the genome of Primulina tabacum isolate GXHZ01 chromosome 13, ASM2559414v2, whole genome shotgun sequence, the window ACAACAGCATATAACCCAATAACTAGCACAACTGAACCAGCCACACTGCAGGAACATTCAAATGGATTGTGCTCATATAAACCAAGAATCGCGTGTCGAAAACGCATCCTACAATGAAGGACTTAAAAGCGTGAAACACCATACCTGCCGACGTAGAGAGCTTCGTTAAAGAAGATGAGGCCGATGATCGCAGAAATGACGATCACCAAGGGGTTGAACATAGTAACGAAAAGTGGCCCTGTCCTTGAAAGGCACCAAGACATCAAGTAGAGTCGGAAAGATATATTGATCAGACCCTAAAATAGCAAAACAACAGCATTCATTATAATCGAATAAGAAATCGAAAACATACATGATCAAATTTCCAACATTATTAGGCTACTCTGTTCGACACCATCTCCAGACAAATGAACTGATTCAATGAACATATCATTTTCTTACCGCGTATAATACAGCAACTAAGCCCATTTCTGCTTTTAACTTCCAAGCATTTAAATCTTTTTCTGCAATCAGAGCAATAACTGAGGATTGTATTGTGACAAAGACACAGTAAATCGCCAAAATGATCATCTCCACCGGGTATATCTTGAGAATTGTAGTCTGGACAATGGACCATGCCGCGGTTAAAAAGGCAGCTAATGAAATTAAAGTTCCTCCAAGAACCCAATTTTGTGGTACTGATGCCAAAACTTCGACCGAAGAGGCTAAGACTGATGGTTTGTTCAAGATTGCTGCTCCTTTGTATAGTGTCACAATAGACGCCCCCGCGACCAAAACAAGAGTTCCCAAGAACTTAAGTATGCCACTAGATTTTGTCAAATTTACTGTTTCCATCCTAAGGTTATCAACGTTTATGTTAGTGCTGGATTCTCGAATGCGAAAAGGATTGAAATCTGATATACATACATGACTTGGAGATAACCTGAATATGATGGCGAGTATGTAAGCAAAACCTGGAACCAGATTCAGTAGCTCTGATCCGAGGGTGGGGGAGCTATAGTTGATACCAGCATAACTCCCAATATCTGCTAAGCAACTTGTCACAggaaaaatcaagaaaacaaccTTAAATACGATGTTGTTGGAATTAAAACTGGATTCCACCGAAAGCTACAATCAGTGCTAACGTTCAATCTCGTTGTCCCAATGGACAACTAATGTTTCATAACAAAAGCAATCCAATTGAGTAGTTAAGTAATGGATTACCCGCACAAAGCAAGCAAGAAAATTTTCCAAACAACAGCAAACGAAACGGGAGGGATTTTAGACCTGCAAAGAATCAAAAACCCAAATAACCGacaacaatttcttgaacaccCTCCAAAAACTGAACCAAGAGAAGAATTTATTTACCTGCGGGAAATAAATGCAGTGGGGAAGAGAACGAGAGTGGCCAAGGCATTGGAATACACGGATATAATGTAGAAACTGGTACCGTTGGACATAGCCATTTTGCTTACTATCATATTGCCTGCTAAAGCAGTCATCGCCGCCACCATGCCGACAAAAGGCAGCAAGAATATCGGCCACGCCATGCTGCCTTCTCCGCTTCTGCGTTGCGGGGTTGGGTTTCTTTGTGGAGCACACGAATATTTGTCCGCTGCGTGTGTTGGACTTGGCATTCCAATTTGTACGTAAAATTCTTTCAACTtgtattttattacatattaattattattacttgCTGCCATCCGCAGCCATACAA includes:
- the LOC142522397 gene encoding WAT1-related protein At4g15540-like is translated as MPSPTHAADKYSCAPQRNPTPQRRSGEGSMAWPIFLLPFVGMVAAMTALAGNMIVSKMAMSNGTSFYIISVYSNALATLVLFPTAFISRRSKIPPVSFAVVWKIFLLALCGCLADIGSYAGINYSSPTLGSELLNLVPGFAYILAIIFRMETVNLTKSSGILKFLGTLVLVAGASIVTLYKGAAILNKPSVLASSVEVLASVPQNWVLGGTLISLAAFLTAAWSIVQTTILKIYPVEMIILAIYCVFVTIQSSVIALIAEKDLNAWKLKAEMGLVAVLYAGLINISFRLYLMSWCLSRTGPLFVTMFNPLVIVISAIIGLIFFNEALYVGSVAGSVVLVIGLYAVVWGKKKENSVREDIEGSNGHSLGHHKVPLLQDIFEQA